CCGCACGCGCGAGGCGCTCGACGTGCTCGTGGCCAACGTCCGCCTGGCGCAGTCCATTGTGGACGTCCCGTTGGCACTGGAGAACATCGCGGCGGTGCTCCAGTGGCCGGAGAACACGTTGTCGGAAGAGCAGTTCCTCACCGAGCTGACCGAGCGCACGGGCTGCCTGCTGATCATCGACGTGGCGAACCTGTATGCCAACGCGCGCAACGTCGGCACCGACCCGGTGGCGTTCCTCGACGGGATCCCGTGGGAGCGCCTGGCCTACGTGCACATGGCGGGCGGGGTCGAGCGCGACGGCGTCTACCACGACACGCACGCGCACCCGGTGCTGCCCGAGGTGCTCGACCTGCTCGCCGAGCTGCGCCGCCGCACCGACCCGCCGGGCGTGCTGCTGGAGCGCGACGACGACTACCCCACCGACACCGAACTGGCCGCGGAGCTCGCGGCCCTGCGCGCGACGGTGACGGTGTGAGCCGCGAGGAGCTCGCCGCCCGGCAGGCCGCGCTGCTCGACGCGCTGCTCACCGGCGCCCCGCCCCCGCCGGGCTTCGCGCCCGACCGGCTGCGCGTGGAGGCCGACGTGCTGCTCACCAAACGGCGCCGGCTCATGGCGTACCTGCGGCCTGACCTGGCCGAACGCCTGGGTGACCGCTTCGCCCCGCTCTTCGCCGCCTATGCCGCCGCGCACCCGAAAACCGACACGATCCGGGCGCGCGAGTACGCCGACGCGTTCGCTGTCTGGGTCGGCGACCGAGAACCCGCGAAGCGCCGGCGCTGGTTCAGGAGCTGACCGGGTGCCACACCGCGCTGTCCGCCCCGGGCAGGTGCGAGGCGTGGTCCCAGTGCGGCTGGGCGCCCGGCAGGTCGCCGGACATCTTCACGCGCGTGAGCTTGCCGAAGTCGCTGTCCACTTCTTCGACGAGGTCACTGAAATCTACTGTGTCTTCACTCGACACAGCCGGCTCCTTGCGTCCCAAGGAATCCAGCCACCGGCCCGTACCCGCGAGCGACAACCGCACGTGCCAGCTGCCACCCTCGACGACCGTGCGGCGCACCGCCGTCATGATCGCCGCGGCCGCGAGCCAGCCCGTGGTGTGGTCGAGCGCCTGCGCGGGCAGCGGTGTCGGCCGGTCGGTGCCCGCGACGCGAGCGCCTTCCTCGGCGATGCCCGAAGCCATCTGCACCAGGCTGTCGAAGCCGCGGCGGCGGGCCCACGGGCCGGCCCAGCCGTAGGCCGACAGGTCGGCCGTGACGAGACCGGGGCGCAGCTCCGCCATCTCTTCCGGGCCGAATCCGATTCGGGCGAGCGCGCCGGGACGGAACGACTGCAGCACCACGTCGGCACGCGCGATGAGCTTCTTCAGCCGCGCGCGGCCGCCCTCGGTGTCGAGCGCGACGAACCCCGACCGCTTGCCGTGGCCGGTGTCCATGGTGAGCGCGGGGATGCGCGGCAGGTGCGCGGCGCCGACGTGGAGCACGTTCGCGCCGTGGGCCGCGAGCACGCGGCCGGCGACGGGCCCGGCGAGCACGTGCGTCAGCTCCAGCACTCGGACCCCGCCCAGCGGCCGGTCGGAGTCGAACAGCGTGTTCTTCGGCGCGTCGCCGATCTGCCGGAGCTCGGCGAGCGGCAGGCCCGCGGCGGCCTGGCCCTGCGGGTGCGCGAGCCACTCGTCGCGCGAACGCAGGAGCGCGGCCGCGCCGCCCGCCGTCACCACGGCCGACTCGACCTCGGCGGCCGTCTTGGCGGCCACGGTTTTCGCCACGGCGTCGCGCTGCGCGGGCACGCCGAGCGACCAGCACACGGCGGCCTCGTGGCGGGGGTAGTTCGCGTGGAGCTTGACCCAGCCGTCGGAAGCGAGGTAGTCGCCGGCGATCGGCCCCCACGGGCTCGGCGGCAGCTCGCCGTCCACACGCAGGAAGGCTTCGCTGCGCACGGCGGCCGCGGCGTGGCGCGTGTCGGCGCCCACCGTGCCGGGGTCGATGCCGCGCAGGCGCAGCAGCTCGCCGGCCGCCAGGGTGGCGGCCGCGATGCCCGCCGCCGCGGCGGCCTCGACCCGGAAAGTGCCGGGCAGCAAGGATTCGTCGCCGGTCAGCGACACGGCCGGGAGGGATTCGCCGGTGAGCGTCTGCCACACCCCGGCCAGCACGTCCTGCACGGCGGTTACGGCAGTGCCGCGACGAGCTCGGCGGGCGCCACGCGCGTGCCGGTGTAGAACGGGATCTCCTCGCGCACGTGGCGGCGGGCCTCCGTCGCGCGCAGGTGCCGCATGAGGTCGACGATGCGGTGCAGCTCGTCGGCCTCGAACGCGAGGATCCACTCGTAGTCGCCGAGCGCGAACGACGCCACGGTGTTGGCGCGCACGTCCGGGTAGTCGCGGGCTTCCTTGCCGTGGTCGGCGAGCATCTTGCGGCGCTCCTCGTCCGGCAGCAGGTACCACTCGTAGGAGCGGACGAACGGATACACGCAGATGTACTTGCGCGCTTCCTCACCGGCGAGGAACGCCGGGATGTGGCTCTTGTTGAACTCGGCCGGGCGGTGCAACGCGACCTGGCTCCACACCGGGGTCGACGCGCGGCCCAGCGGCGTGCGCCGGAAGCCGTTGTAGGCGGCCTGGACCTGCTCGATCTCCTCGGCGTGCCACCACACCATGTAGTCGGCGTCGGCCCGGAGCACCGACAGGTCGTAGACCCCGCGCAC
The sequence above is a segment of the Amycolatopsis sp. 2-15 genome. Coding sequences within it:
- a CDS encoding CoA transferase — translated: MQDVLAGVWQTLTGESLPAVSLTGDESLLPGTFRVEAAAAAGIAAATLAAGELLRLRGIDPGTVGADTRHAAAAVRSEAFLRVDGELPPSPWGPIAGDYLASDGWVKLHANYPRHEAAVCWSLGVPAQRDAVAKTVAAKTAAEVESAVVTAGGAAALLRSRDEWLAHPQGQAAAGLPLAELRQIGDAPKNTLFDSDRPLGGVRVLELTHVLAGPVAGRVLAAHGANVLHVGAAHLPRIPALTMDTGHGKRSGFVALDTEGGRARLKKLIARADVVLQSFRPGALARIGFGPEEMAELRPGLVTADLSAYGWAGPWARRRGFDSLVQMASGIAEEGARVAGTDRPTPLPAQALDHTTGWLAAAAIMTAVRRTVVEGGSWHVRLSLAGTGRWLDSLGRKEPAVSSEDTVDFSDLVEEVDSDFGKLTRVKMSGDLPGAQPHWDHASHLPGADSAVWHPVSS
- the hemQ gene encoding hydrogen peroxide-dependent heme synthase; protein product: MARLNYNELNDSIRYTAWSVFRVEPGRLGEDRGTAGQETAEFLDGLADKGVVVRGVYDLSVLRADADYMVWWHAEEIEQVQAAYNGFRRTPLGRASTPVWSQVALHRPAEFNKSHIPAFLAGEEARKYICVYPFVRSYEWYLLPDEERRKMLADHGKEARDYPDVRANTVASFALGDYEWILAFEADELHRIVDLMRHLRATEARRHVREEIPFYTGTRVAPAELVAALP
- a CDS encoding DUF692 domain-containing protein → MVDRLGVGIGWRAELDLSIARLPGVDWVEVVAENLHAPHLPESLLALRQRGMPVLPHAVSLSLGGAEPLDTHRVEHLAELARALDAPLASDHVCFVRAGGLDSGHLMPLPRTREALDVLVANVRLAQSIVDVPLALENIAAVLQWPENTLSEEQFLTELTERTGCLLIIDVANLYANARNVGTDPVAFLDGIPWERLAYVHMAGGVERDGVYHDTHAHPVLPEVLDLLAELRRRTDPPGVLLERDDDYPTDTELAAELAALRATVTV